CCCGTCGAAGCCGCCCAGGTGACCCGCCGCTACGTCGACGGGACCCTTGTACTGACCACCACGTTCGACACCGAATCGGGCACCGTGGAGCTCACCGACGCGCTCGCCATGGGCCAGGGAGTGCGGGGACATGACCTCGGCGCCGGATCGCCGCGCGCCCTGCTGCGCCGTGCGGTCTGCACTCGGGGGACCGTCGAGCTCGAAGTCGACTTCACTCCACGGTTCGAGTACGGGCTGACCAGCCCCGTGGTGCACCGTGACGACGGCGGGCTGGTCGCCCGTGGGGGACCCGCCACGCTGCGGCTGTCCACGAACGTTGCCCTGGACGTGGAAGGCGCCCGCGCCCGGGGCCGGGTCGTGCTGGACGAGGGCCAAGCCGCCAGCTTCGCTCTGGAGCACACCTCCAGCTGGTCGCAGATCCCGCCCCCGTGGAGCCAGCAGCGGATCGCCGACCGGCTCGACGACACCGTCGCGGCATGGCGGTCGTGGGAGTCGGCGCACCAGCGCTACGAGGGCCCCTATGCCGATCTGGTCCGGCACAGCGGCCGGGTGCTCCAAGGGCTGACCTACCAGCCCACCGCAGCGATCATCGCCGCGCCGACCACTTCGCTGCCCGAGACGGTCGGCGGCCAGCGCAACTGGGACTACCGCTTCACCTGGGTCCGTGACGCGAGCTTCACCCTCGACGCGCTGTGGGTGGCCGCCTGTCCCGACGACGCCCGCGACTTCCTCACCTACCTGACCACCGTGGCGAGCACCTTCCACGAGTCGGGGCAGCTGCAGATCATGTTCGGCATCCGTGGCGAGCGCGACCTCGCCGAGCGGACTCTCGACCGGCTCGACGGCTGGCGGGGCAGCCGGCCGGTGCGGGTCGGCAACGGCGCCTGGAACCAGCGTCAGCTCGACGTGTACGGCGAGCTGCTCGCGGCCGCGCATCGGCTGCGTGACCAGCTCGGCGCGTTCGACGACCTCGACCGGCGCTTCCTCGTCGGGTTGGCCGACGCCGCCGCGGCGAGCTGGCAGCAAGCCGACCAGGGCATCTGGGAGATGCGGGGCGAGCCCCGCCACTACCTGTACTCCAAGCTGATGTGCTGGGTGGCGCTTGACCGCGCCATCGACCTCGCCCCGCTCATCGGCGCGCAGGACAGGGTGGCAGCGTGGGAGCGGACCCGAGCGCAGATCCGGACGGTGATCCTCGAACAGGGCTGGAACGCCGAGATCGGCGCGTTCACCCAGGTGCTGGACGGCAGCGAGCTGGACGCGTCCAGCCTGCTGCTCTCCCATGTCGGGTTCCTGCCGCCCGACGACCGCCGGGTACTGGACACCATAGAGGCGACCGAGCGCGGGCTCACCGACGCGAAGGGTCTGGTGTACCGCTACCTCGGCGACGATGGGCTGGCCGGGGACGAGGGCGCCTTCCTGCTGTGCACGTTCTGGCTCGCCGAGGCGCTCGCGCGCGCCGGGCGGCCCGCCCAGGCCCGGGAGGTCTTCGACCGGGCCGCCCGATACCGCAACGACGTCGGGCTGCTCGCCGAGGAGGTCGACCCCGACAGCGGTGAGCTGCTCGGCAACTTCCCGCAGGCGTTCAGCCACATCGGGCTGATCAACGCGGCCTGGGCGATAAGCCAGGCCGAGCAGGGCCGGCAGCCCACGGAACCGGCGAACCAGGAGCAACCATGACCCGATTCTTGGGCCTCATGGCCGCCGGCGCCGCGGCTGGCGCCGGCGGCACCCTCGCCATGGACCTCGTGTGGTACCGCCGCTACCGCAAGGGCGGCGGCCGCTCTCGGGGCAGACCCAGTTCCTCCATGACGGCGGCACAGCGTGGCCGCCGAACTGGTTGCGCAGCGTCGCGATGGCCCGCATGGCCGGCGAGTCGTCCTGGCGTGAGGCGAAGCGCGCGAACAGCGCTGCGGCGATGGGGGGTCATGCTCGCGGCCATCTTGCCAGCCCGATCATCGCGATCTTCATGCCCTCACCTTTCGGAAGTCGCCGATCCGGACGCGCCCGGCGCGCCGGTCGCGGTCCCGCAGCGCCTGGAGGTCCCCGGCAGCCGGCGCGCCCTCCAGTGGGGCGAACCCGAACCGCTGCCCACGGGATCGGAAGGTCATCGTCGCCCGCAGTCACAAGTGGCAAGCACACCCCGGTTGGGAGGCCCGCCCTTGTACGGTCCTTCCACCGGTTGGAGTGGGGGGCTCCCCGAGTGGAGCGACGCCGGGGTGACGATCGACCAGGTCGCGGAAGAACCGATCTGCCGTCTCGTCCTCGGGGTAGACCAGCTCCACGCGGACCTCGTCCAGGGTGACGTCGGCGACCGACTCGAACCGTGCGGCGACCGTGATCGTGCGGATCAGCGCACCGTCGATGCGAAACCGCGGGCAGATGACCCGCCCTGATCGCTGCTCGCGCTGCTCGGGGGCGGCGCCCAGTGCGGCCCTGGTCTCGCCATGCAGTTCGAGCAGGACCTCGTCGTCGGGGAAGCGCAGCAGGTCTGCGGAGAGGCGCTCCAGCAGCGCGGCCGCGACGTCGGACCAGTTCTCGATCAGCGGACGCAGCGGTCCGAGCACGAGGCGCACGGTGTTGCGCTCGGCGAAGCCGGCGAGGAACCGCTCGGCGGCGCGGTTTGCCTCGACCATGTTCCAGTGCCGGTCGACGACGAAGCCGGGGAAGGGCTCATGAGCGTGGAGCAGCCGGTCGATCACCCGCTGGAACGGTGCGAGATCGTCGGCCGCGAGGTCGCCTTCCGGATACGTCGCTGCCAGGCCCGCCATCTCCAGCAGGCGATTGCGCTCACGCAACGGGACGTGCAGCGCATCGCCGAGGCGCTCCACCATCACCCTGCTGGGCCGGGACCGGCCGGTCTCGAGATACGAGACGTGGCGCGTGGTGGTCGCTGCGGTGGTGGCCAGCTCGAGCTGGCTGACCCCTCTGAGCCGGCGCCAGTGTCGCAGTCCCCGCCCGAACGGTGAGCTCTCCACGGGTGCAGCATCGCAGGGGCGCCGGACACCCGTCCATTCCCTGATCGGGTATCGCCAGCACGCTGACGCGGTGGTTCGCTGGTCGAAACATCACATCGATTCGGGAGGACGAGCACATGCAGCGCACCGAACACGCCTCACCCTCGCCGACCGGTGACCACGGACGCTTGCTCGCCACCGCCATCAGCTGCAACGCCCTGTTCTCCACGGCGACCGGTGTGGTGCTGCTGGCCGGCGGCTTCCTTGGTCTCGACCGCTGGCTGGGCGCCGACGCCTGGCTGCTCGGCGGGGTCGGTGGCGCACTCGTGATGTTCGCTGGGCTGCTCGTGTGGTTGTTGTCTCAACCGCAGCACCTGGCCGTGGGCGCACGCCTGGTCGTCGCTGCCGACGCGGCCTGGGTGGCCGCAGCGGCGCTGCTTCTCGCCGCGTTCCCCTCGGCGCTGACCCCCGCCGGCAGGACGGCCTTGGCCGTGGTCACCGCCGCCGTCGCGGCGCTCGCCGCCGCGCAGCTGATCGGGCTGCACCGTCTCCGCCCAGGCCCGGTGACGGGAACAACTCCCCTCGCGCTGCGGGTCCAGCGGGTCATCGATGCCCCCGTCGGGCGGGTGTGGCAAGCGGTGTCCGACGCCGGCGACTACGCCCGGTTCGCGCCCGGGATCGCCGCCACCGCGATCGTCTCCGGGGCAGGCCAGTGCATGGTGCGGGTCTGCACCGACGACCGTGGCGGCCAGTGGGCCGAGCGCTGCACCCTGTGGCAGGAGGGCACCCGCTACCGGATGACCGTCGACGTGGACTCCTACCCGATCGCCTACCGGATGCTGCTGCACGAGCTCGCCCAGACCTGGACCGTCGAGC
The sequence above is drawn from the Egibacteraceae bacterium genome and encodes:
- a CDS encoding glycoside hydrolase family 15 protein; translated protein: MSDTPIGEHALLSDCHSAALVDSAGSVEWWCAPRFDSPSLFARLLDDRAGHFSISPVEAAQVTRRYVDGTLVLTTTFDTESGTVELTDALAMGQGVRGHDLGAGSPRALLRRAVCTRGTVELEVDFTPRFEYGLTSPVVHRDDGGLVARGGPATLRLSTNVALDVEGARARGRVVLDEGQAASFALEHTSSWSQIPPPWSQQRIADRLDDTVAAWRSWESAHQRYEGPYADLVRHSGRVLQGLTYQPTAAIIAAPTTSLPETVGGQRNWDYRFTWVRDASFTLDALWVAACPDDARDFLTYLTTVASTFHESGQLQIMFGIRGERDLAERTLDRLDGWRGSRPVRVGNGAWNQRQLDVYGELLAAAHRLRDQLGAFDDLDRRFLVGLADAAAASWQQADQGIWEMRGEPRHYLYSKLMCWVALDRAIDLAPLIGAQDRVAAWERTRAQIRTVILEQGWNAEIGAFTQVLDGSELDASSLLLSHVGFLPPDDRRVLDTIEATERGLTDAKGLVYRYLGDDGLAGDEGAFLLCTFWLAEALARAGRPAQAREVFDRAARYRNDVGLLAEEVDPDSGELLGNFPQAFSHIGLINAAWAISQAEQGRQPTEPANQEQP
- a CDS encoding helix-turn-helix transcriptional regulator, whose product is MESSPFGRGLRHWRRLRGVSQLELATTAATTTRHVSYLETGRSRPSRVMVERLGDALHVPLRERNRLLEMAGLAATYPEGDLAADDLAPFQRVIDRLLHAHEPFPGFVVDRHWNMVEANRAAERFLAGFAERNTVRLVLGPLRPLIENWSDVAAALLERLSADLLRFPDDEVLLELHGETRAALGAAPEQREQRSGRVICPRFRIDGALIRTITVAARFESVADVTLDEVRVELVYPEDETADRFFRDLVDRHPGVAPLGEPPTPTGGRTVQGRASQPGCACHL
- a CDS encoding SRPBCC family protein — protein: MQRTEHASPSPTGDHGRLLATAISCNALFSTATGVVLLAGGFLGLDRWLGADAWLLGGVGGALVMFAGLLVWLLSQPQHLAVGARLVVAADAAWVAAAALLLAAFPSALTPAGRTALAVVTAAVAALAAAQLIGLHRLRPGPVTGTTPLALRVQRVIDAPVGRVWQAVSDAGDYARFAPGIAATAIVSGAGQCMVRVCTDDRGGQWAERCTLWQEGTRYRMTVDVDSYPIAYRMLLHELAQTWTVEPSTDATVVTLTFDGAVKLGVLGRLAARLLGNPRRLEAILDAYERDLTQAPLRRGAG